Proteins encoded within one genomic window of Lynx canadensis isolate LIC74 chromosome B4, mLynCan4.pri.v2, whole genome shotgun sequence:
- the LOC115518715 gene encoding olfactory receptor 9K2-like: protein MSDRGTNNHSEVTDFILVGFRVSSELHILLFLIFLLVYAMILVGNVGMMTIIMTDLRLNTPMYFFLGNLSFIDLFYSSVIAPKAMINFWSESKSISFAGCVTQFCLFTLFIVAEGFLLAAMAYDRFIAICNPLLYSVQMSARLCTQLVAGSYLCGCISSVLQTSMTFTLSFCGSRAIDHFYCDTRPLERISCSDLFISRIISFSLCSIIILPTMIVIIISYLYIVSTVLKIRSSEGRKKAFSTCSSHLGVVSVLYGAVFFMYLTPDRFPELSKVASLCYTLVTPMLNPLIYSLRNKDVKEALRKSLGKKIFLFNSILTVT from the coding sequence CCACATTCTCCTCTTCCTGATCTTTCTGCTTGTGTATGCCATGATCCTTGTGGGTAATGTTGGGATGATGACCATTATTATGACCGATCTCCGGCTGAACACACCGATGTATTTCTTCCTAGGCAACCTGTccttcattgatctcttctattcATCTGTTATTGCACCCAAGGCCATGATCAACTTCTGGTCTGAGAGCAAGTCCATCTCTTTTGCAGGCTGTGTGACCCAATTCTGTCTCTTTACCCTCTTCATCGTGGCAGAGGGATTTCTCCTGGCagccatggcctatgaccgcttcATTGCCATCTGCAACCCACTCCTCTACTCTGTCCAGATGTCAGCACGTCTCTGCACTCAGTTGGTGGCTGGTTCCTATTTATGTGGCTGCATCAGCTCGGTTCTTCAGACCAGTATGACATTTACTCTGTCCTTTTGTGGTTCTCGGGCCATTGACCACTTTTACTGTGACACTCGCCCACTTGAGAGGATATCTTGTTCTGACCTCTTCATCTCTAgaatcatttccttttccttatgcAGCATCATCATCTTGCCTACCatgatagttattattatttcttacttGTATATTGTGTCCACAGTTCTCAAGATACGCTCCTCTGAGGGACGTAAGAAAGCGTTCTCCACTTGCAGCTCACACCTGGGAGTCGTGAGTGTGCTGTACGGTGCTGTGTTTTTTATGTATCTCACTCCTGACAGATTTCCTGAGCTGAGTAAAGTGGCCTCGTTGTGTTACACCCTAGTCACTCCCATGCTGAATCCTTTGATTTACTCTCTGAGAAACAAAGATGTCAAAGAAGCTTTGAGAAAgagtctggggaaaaaaatatttttgtttaattctatCTTAACAGTGACATAA